A stretch of the Sorangium aterium genome encodes the following:
- a CDS encoding LLM class flavin-dependent oxidoreductase: MKIDLFTEMQSPRPWSEDHEHRIIMNTLEQAKLADRLGYGCWWQVEHHTAEEFSYSSAPEVMLAAISQHTTSMRLGHASVLSPFRFNHPIRVAERAAMLDHLSGGRLELGLARSTIPEWRTFNIPPDRTRDQMQQAFEMIPKMWTQERFSWKSEDAEINNVPIIPKPYQKPHPPLWQACSSLASFEQAGRNGVGALGVTLWAPPDQVKEWIGIYREAIRRCERPVGAFINNQVGFFTFAHCAETDQQAMENGAASAAAWYTNGSFTFFEAKEHFLRTHAEEQALAKDPAGGGLVGQLLRDRAGKTPAETKANAVLARIMQNEDVPNEEVFDALKEQNSLIVGSPETCRQKIKFYQDLGIDRLLSFQQVGRLSHEQVMSSIRQIGKLIPEFE, from the coding sequence ATGAAGATCGACCTGTTCACAGAGATGCAGAGTCCCCGTCCGTGGTCGGAGGACCACGAGCACCGGATCATCATGAACACCCTCGAGCAGGCGAAGCTCGCCGATCGGCTCGGGTACGGCTGCTGGTGGCAGGTCGAGCACCATACGGCCGAGGAGTTCAGCTACTCGTCGGCGCCGGAGGTGATGCTCGCGGCGATCTCGCAGCACACGACGTCGATGCGGCTCGGGCACGCCTCGGTGCTGTCGCCGTTCCGGTTCAACCACCCCATCCGCGTCGCCGAGCGCGCGGCGATGCTCGATCACCTGAGCGGCGGGCGCCTGGAGCTCGGCCTGGCCCGCTCGACCATCCCGGAGTGGCGCACGTTCAACATCCCTCCGGACCGGACGCGCGATCAGATGCAGCAGGCGTTCGAGATGATCCCGAAGATGTGGACGCAGGAGCGGTTCTCCTGGAAGAGCGAGGACGCCGAGATCAACAACGTGCCCATCATCCCGAAGCCGTACCAGAAGCCCCACCCGCCCCTCTGGCAGGCCTGCTCGAGCCTGGCCTCGTTCGAGCAGGCCGGGCGCAACGGGGTCGGCGCGCTCGGCGTCACGCTGTGGGCGCCGCCCGACCAGGTGAAGGAGTGGATCGGCATCTACCGCGAGGCCATCCGCCGGTGCGAGCGGCCCGTGGGCGCCTTCATCAACAACCAGGTCGGGTTCTTCACGTTCGCTCACTGTGCCGAGACGGACCAGCAAGCCATGGAGAACGGCGCCGCCTCCGCGGCCGCGTGGTACACGAACGGGTCCTTCACGTTCTTCGAGGCGAAGGAGCACTTCCTGCGGACCCACGCCGAGGAGCAGGCGCTGGCCAAGGACCCGGCGGGCGGCGGCCTCGTGGGCCAGCTCCTGCGCGACCGCGCGGGAAAGACGCCGGCCGAGACCAAGGCCAACGCCGTCCTCGCCCGCATCATGCAGAACGAAGACGTCCCGAACGAGGAGGTGTTCGACGCCCTGAAGGAGCAGAACTCGCTCATCGTCGGCAGCCCGGAGACGTGCCGGCAAAAGATTAAGTTCTACCAGGACCTCGGCATCGATCGCCTGCTGAGTTTCCAGCAGGTCGGGCGCCTGTCGCACGAGCAGGTCATGAGCAGCATCCGCCAGATCGGCAAGCTCATCCCCGAGTTCGAGTAG
- a CDS encoding DUF6531 domain-containing protein, whose protein sequence is MNPGVFVLGGGGGGGGSGGKGGKGSRGNQKANGKNGGKGTGGGGKGACGNGTGDPNGGSCPRHHKGKKSGKASKGDPVDVVTGNVFTNPALDVELPGPLPLEIARADVPLRDHVIVTPAGRFSSVLRAGSPR, encoded by the coding sequence ATGAACCCCGGTGTCTTCGTCCTCGGCGGTGGTGGGGGCGGAGGGGGCAGCGGCGGCAAGGGCGGCAAGGGCAGCAGGGGCAACCAGAAGGCCAATGGCAAGAATGGCGGCAAGGGCACCGGTGGCGGTGGCAAAGGCGCTTGCGGCAACGGGACTGGTGATCCCAACGGTGGCTCGTGCCCGCGGCACCACAAAGGAAAGAAGAGCGGCAAGGCGTCGAAGGGTGACCCCGTCGATGTAGTCACGGGGAACGTCTTCACGAATCCCGCGCTCGACGTCGAGCTGCCGGGCCCGCTGCCGCTCGAAATCGCGCGCGCCGACGTACCCCTTCGCGACCACGTCATCGTGACGCCTGCCGGGCGCTTCTCCTCCGTGCTCCGGGCTGGCTCACCCCGCTGA
- a CDS encoding sensor histidine kinase, protein MIERLRWELGRIRVRLLVVNLVVLLVPVAGLEFARLYERQLLGSLERDMANQAVLVAAMLGSDLDRGVELGALDHRYVLTQAATHTRTRVRILDRAGAVVVDSHENGPPEGPEPAAPALMPTAGRRPSSADFRELADNVQPIGKGARERWSEVPDRPEVREALAGRRAARTRVRQQELAVFLFLAEPIRWGGQVVGAVYVVRSTQPVLVELYRIRSGLTKVLVVASLFTGLVTLALAWSISRPLGKLSRAAKRIAAGERDVVVPVSGTGEIRELGESFAAMNERLGARLRYISDFAADVAHEFKSPLTSIRGAAELLDEGAADDLEARRRFLRNIELDVARLDRLVSRLLELSRIEASSEAMTVLDLEALVARVVERRASPGQPVELRYEMRTRLLRARQTDLETALLNLVDNAVKFSPPGEAVVVTVEGGERREGERTARISVRDRGPGVPPQHLPRIFDRFFTTDEGRDGTGLGLAIVKSVVEAHGGAVTVESAPGEGASFVVELPVRQ, encoded by the coding sequence ATGATCGAGCGCCTGCGCTGGGAGCTCGGCCGGATCCGCGTCCGGCTGCTGGTCGTGAACCTGGTGGTGCTGCTCGTGCCGGTGGCGGGGCTCGAGTTCGCGCGCCTCTACGAGCGGCAGCTCCTCGGCTCGCTGGAGCGCGACATGGCGAACCAGGCGGTCCTGGTCGCGGCGATGCTCGGGTCGGATCTCGACCGGGGTGTCGAGCTTGGCGCGCTCGATCACCGCTACGTCTTGACCCAGGCCGCGACGCACACGCGCACGCGCGTCCGGATCCTCGACAGGGCGGGCGCGGTCGTCGTGGACTCGCACGAGAACGGCCCGCCCGAGGGGCCCGAGCCGGCGGCCCCCGCGCTCATGCCGACGGCAGGCCGTCGCCCGAGCTCGGCGGACTTCCGGGAGCTCGCCGACAACGTGCAGCCGATCGGAAAGGGCGCGCGCGAGCGCTGGTCCGAGGTCCCGGATCGTCCGGAGGTGCGCGAGGCGCTCGCCGGGCGCCGCGCGGCGCGGACGCGTGTCCGGCAGCAGGAGCTGGCGGTGTTTCTGTTCCTGGCCGAGCCGATCCGGTGGGGCGGCCAGGTGGTCGGCGCGGTCTACGTGGTCCGCTCGACGCAGCCGGTGCTGGTCGAGCTCTACCGGATCCGCTCGGGACTCACCAAGGTCCTCGTGGTCGCGAGCCTGTTCACCGGCCTCGTCACGCTGGCGCTCGCGTGGTCGATCTCGAGGCCGCTCGGCAAGCTGTCGCGCGCGGCGAAGCGCATCGCGGCCGGCGAGCGCGACGTCGTGGTGCCCGTGTCGGGGACCGGCGAGATCCGCGAGCTTGGCGAGTCGTTCGCCGCGATGAATGAGCGGCTGGGGGCGAGGCTGCGGTACATCTCGGATTTCGCGGCCGATGTGGCGCACGAGTTCAAGTCGCCGCTGACGTCGATCCGGGGCGCCGCCGAGCTGCTCGACGAGGGGGCGGCGGACGATCTCGAGGCGCGGCGGCGCTTCCTGCGGAACATCGAGCTCGACGTGGCGCGGCTCGACCGGCTCGTGTCGAGGCTCCTGGAGCTGAGCCGGATCGAGGCCTCGAGCGAGGCGATGACGGTGCTCGATCTGGAGGCGCTCGTGGCGCGCGTGGTGGAGCGGCGCGCGAGCCCGGGGCAGCCGGTGGAGCTGCGGTACGAGATGCGGACACGGCTGCTCCGGGCGCGGCAAACGGACCTGGAGACGGCGCTCTTGAACCTCGTCGACAACGCGGTGAAGTTCTCGCCGCCGGGAGAGGCGGTGGTGGTGACCGTGGAGGGCGGGGAGCGGCGGGAAGGGGAGAGGACGGCGAGGATCTCGGTGCGTGACCGCGGGCCGGGGGTGCCGCCGCAGCACCTGCCGAGGATCTTCGACAGGTTCTTCACGACCGACGAGGGCCGCGACGGGACGGGGCTGGGGCTCGCCATCGTGAAGAGCGTCGTCGAGGCGCACGGCGGGGCGGTGACCGTGGAGAGCGCGCCGGGGGAGGGGGCGAGCTTCGTGGTGGAGCTGCCGGTGCGGCAGTGA
- a CDS encoding M23 family metallopeptidase, with product MNTRPLFYRILTAATILSGCAYDELTTESVESVSEAYRVNDAALACGTPNTNLGEDLNTSGANAELQEWTDSLQAMPSSATKTDLLNRLLTNIQGPATAFPDAAARETFLRNVRAPLPMSLPYGPQSTGNQVSLGQGWIYGGGGSHRGLDIGRAASGSEDPSFDVLAVADGRVIGVYFDGPPGGGGNTVIIEHTGENGKKIYSLYMHLRNGATNDASAVKNISCGASVACQRYQLAANKSPLAKWWGKESDTIPVKPGQLVKRGTKIARAGSSMTVMDTLDANGVSSADWGNMHLHVYIAVPKGTTAPNDKIAVEVDAFGAYQKANGCYVEDPLTETDQPTYYSRLFAPFLPDFHDLGWKPFTDYPDYLSGMGYAPATLSFYNEGGFKVTGSYQHSTTGFFLQVGVGGSKIAENDGANEAWVPRETRIRIDGSGSPVYDFTATPRQSGEQTAFWHQLTQAQLDSLYNVYVVNGGYGIGDFFPYRVAGVQYYAVLFTTSASTSNWLTYGRSAALVQSDIAGIPAGLQVGQVVADTTWSPAKFSMLAVPAAGCAPHAYVDTSTLVYPVYAAQEASLGYKLQSVQVYSGGSRFNAVFGKASGACHAHP from the coding sequence ATGAACACGCGCCCCCTCTTCTATCGAATCCTCACCGCGGCGACGATCCTCTCGGGCTGCGCCTATGACGAGCTCACGACGGAGAGCGTCGAGAGCGTGAGTGAAGCCTACCGTGTGAACGACGCCGCCCTGGCCTGCGGGACGCCGAACACCAACCTCGGCGAAGACCTGAATACGAGCGGAGCGAACGCCGAGCTCCAGGAGTGGACGGACAGCCTCCAGGCCATGCCGAGCTCGGCCACCAAGACCGACCTCTTGAACCGGCTGCTGACGAACATCCAGGGGCCGGCGACGGCGTTCCCCGACGCCGCGGCCCGGGAGACGTTCCTGCGCAACGTGCGCGCGCCGCTGCCCATGAGCCTGCCCTACGGCCCCCAGAGCACAGGGAACCAGGTCAGCCTGGGGCAGGGCTGGATCTACGGCGGCGGCGGCAGCCACCGGGGCCTGGACATCGGGCGCGCCGCCTCGGGCTCGGAGGATCCGAGCTTCGATGTCCTGGCCGTGGCGGACGGCAGGGTCATCGGCGTGTACTTCGACGGACCTCCCGGCGGCGGCGGCAACACCGTCATCATCGAGCACACGGGCGAGAACGGGAAGAAGATCTACTCGCTTTACATGCACCTGCGGAACGGAGCGACGAACGACGCAAGCGCCGTGAAGAACATCAGCTGCGGCGCCTCGGTGGCGTGCCAGCGCTATCAGCTGGCCGCGAACAAGTCTCCCCTGGCGAAATGGTGGGGCAAGGAGTCGGACACGATCCCCGTGAAGCCCGGCCAGCTCGTCAAGCGGGGGACCAAGATCGCGCGGGCGGGGAGCAGCATGACGGTCATGGACACCCTGGACGCGAACGGCGTCTCCTCGGCCGACTGGGGCAACATGCACTTGCACGTCTACATCGCCGTCCCCAAGGGCACCACGGCGCCGAACGACAAGATCGCGGTAGAAGTGGACGCCTTCGGCGCGTACCAGAAGGCCAACGGCTGCTATGTCGAGGATCCGCTCACGGAGACCGATCAGCCGACGTACTACTCGCGGCTGTTCGCGCCGTTCCTGCCCGACTTCCACGACCTCGGCTGGAAGCCGTTCACCGACTACCCGGATTACCTGAGCGGGATGGGCTATGCCCCGGCGACGCTCAGCTTCTACAACGAGGGCGGCTTCAAGGTGACGGGCTCCTACCAGCACTCGACGACCGGCTTTTTCCTGCAGGTCGGCGTCGGCGGCTCCAAGATCGCCGAGAACGACGGCGCGAACGAGGCGTGGGTGCCGCGCGAGACCCGGATCCGGATCGACGGCAGCGGAAGCCCCGTCTACGACTTCACCGCCACGCCCAGGCAGTCCGGCGAGCAGACGGCGTTCTGGCACCAGCTCACCCAGGCCCAGCTCGACAGCCTGTACAACGTCTATGTCGTCAATGGCGGCTATGGCATCGGCGACTTCTTCCCGTACCGCGTGGCCGGCGTGCAGTACTATGCGGTGCTGTTCACGACGAGCGCGAGCACATCGAACTGGCTGACGTACGGCCGGTCGGCGGCGCTGGTCCAGAGCGACATCGCGGGCATCCCCGCGGGCCTGCAGGTCGGCCAGGTGGTCGCCGACACCACGTGGAGCCCGGCGAAGTTCAGCATGCTCGCGGTCCCCGCCGCGGGCTGCGCGCCGCACGCGTACGTCGACACGTCGACCCTGGTATACCCGGTGTACGCCGCCCAGGAGGCCTCGCTCGGGTACAAGCTGCAAAGCGTGCAGGTGTACAGCGGCGGCTCCAGGTTCAACGCGGTGTTCGGGAAGGCGTCGGGCGCCTGCCACGCGCACCCCTGA
- a CDS encoding DUF6968 family protein, with amino-acid sequence MARQKYKVIAVRRYSVEGESGREIVLKIGEPIQPASPSGSWTCPVFLDGLEPDIQYAEGVDAVQAIQSAMRHARHALDNCGLPITWLGQEPGDIGLPLPIDGPFGLWFQRRLEKLVDDETERVGEIVAAVLKERARRKRGP; translated from the coding sequence GTGGCTCGACAAAAATACAAGGTCATAGCCGTTCGTCGGTATAGCGTCGAAGGTGAATCAGGCCGGGAGATCGTTCTAAAGATCGGCGAACCAATACAGCCGGCCTCACCCAGCGGCTCGTGGACGTGCCCTGTTTTTCTTGATGGGCTGGAGCCAGACATCCAGTATGCCGAAGGGGTCGACGCCGTCCAGGCAATCCAGAGTGCCATGCGGCATGCGCGACACGCGCTAGACAATTGCGGGCTGCCGATCACATGGCTGGGTCAGGAGCCCGGAGACATCGGGCTGCCGCTTCCTATAGATGGTCCGTTTGGGCTCTGGTTTCAGCGCAGACTCGAAAAGCTCGTAGATGATGAAACCGAGCGCGTGGGCGAGATCGTGGCTGCGGTTCTCAAGGAGCGCGCACGGAGGAAGCGCGGGCCTTGA
- a CDS encoding response regulator, translating into MSKHILVVDDEARIREVLLYALQKEGYAVTAVADGRAAVEAAGAGTVDLVVLDVMLPELDGLEVCRRLRAGSRTPILFLSARADEVDRIVGLELGGDDYLTKPFSPRELVARVRALLRRTEAPPPAPAPAEARAAVLRHGPIEVDTERHEARYMGQLVSLTATELGVLGALLERPGVVLSRGQLMQRAYRYDNLITERTIDTHVRRIRAKFRVVGGDPIATVHGVGYKLQGA; encoded by the coding sequence GTGAGCAAGCACATCCTGGTCGTCGACGATGAGGCGCGCATCCGCGAGGTGCTGCTCTACGCCCTGCAAAAGGAGGGGTACGCCGTGACGGCGGTGGCCGACGGGCGCGCCGCCGTCGAGGCGGCGGGGGCGGGCACGGTGGACCTCGTGGTGCTCGACGTGATGCTCCCCGAGCTCGACGGCCTCGAGGTGTGCCGGCGGCTGCGCGCCGGGAGCAGGACGCCGATCCTGTTCCTGTCGGCGCGCGCCGACGAGGTCGACCGGATCGTCGGCCTGGAGCTCGGCGGCGACGACTACCTCACGAAGCCGTTCTCGCCGCGCGAGCTCGTGGCGCGGGTGCGCGCGCTGCTCCGGCGGACCGAGGCGCCGCCTCCCGCGCCCGCACCGGCGGAGGCGCGCGCCGCGGTCCTCCGCCACGGCCCGATCGAGGTCGACACCGAGCGTCACGAGGCGCGCTACATGGGGCAACTGGTGTCGCTCACGGCGACGGAGCTCGGCGTGCTCGGCGCGCTGCTCGAGCGGCCCGGGGTGGTGCTCTCGCGCGGGCAGCTCATGCAGCGGGCCTACCGCTACGACAACCTGATCACGGAGCGCACCATCGACACGCACGTTCGCCGGATTCGCGCGAAGTTTCGCGTGGTTGGCGGCGATCCGATCGCGACCGTCCACGGCGTCGGCTACAAGCTGCAGGGGGCGTAG
- the leuA gene encoding 2-isopropylmalate synthase translates to MSTMPVHKYKPFQPIHLPDRRWPGRVIERAPRWCSVDLRDGNQALVEPMGLERKLRMWHELLRMGFKEIEVGFPSASQPDFDFVRWIIDQGLIPDDVTIQVLTQARAELIERTFEAIRGARRAIVHLYNSTSTLQRRVVFGLDRAGIAEIAVRGARLVKELAARLPGTEVALEYSPESFTGTELDFAKEICEAVMDVWEPTPSRKIILNLPATVEMSTPNVYADQIEWMHRNLKQRDSIVLSVHPHNDRGTAVAAAELAVMAGADRVEGTLFGNGERTGNVDVVTLALNLMSQGVDPELEIHDVQSIKETVEHCNRLPVHPRHPYVGELVYTAFSGSHQDAIKKGFKALREGGSPLWEVPYLPIDPQDVGRSYEAVIRVNSQSGKGGVAYVLEHDHGYTLPRGLAVEVSQAVQRRAERTEGEVQKAEILAIFEREYVNRAGPLRVTRHRRVGQGADERHEFHVQIRGVAHALSAAGGSPVEAFASALSRHAGIAIAVDEHAAHALPRSAGDETAAYVAISVGRKRSFGAGTHGDADMASLAAVASAWNRARPADAAQLATAAA, encoded by the coding sequence ATGTCCACGATGCCTGTCCACAAGTACAAGCCCTTTCAGCCCATCCATCTGCCCGATCGCCGCTGGCCCGGCCGCGTGATCGAGAGAGCGCCGCGCTGGTGCAGCGTTGACCTGCGCGACGGCAACCAGGCCCTGGTCGAGCCCATGGGCCTCGAGCGCAAGCTCCGTATGTGGCACGAGCTCCTGCGCATGGGGTTCAAGGAGATCGAGGTGGGCTTCCCCAGCGCGTCGCAGCCCGATTTCGACTTCGTGCGCTGGATCATCGATCAGGGGCTCATCCCGGACGACGTGACGATCCAGGTGCTCACGCAGGCGCGCGCCGAGCTGATCGAGCGCACGTTCGAGGCCATCCGCGGGGCGCGCCGCGCCATCGTCCACCTCTACAACTCCACCTCCACGCTCCAGCGGCGCGTGGTGTTCGGCCTGGACCGCGCGGGCATCGCCGAGATCGCCGTGCGGGGGGCCCGGCTGGTGAAGGAGCTCGCGGCGCGGTTGCCCGGGACCGAGGTCGCGCTGGAGTACTCCCCCGAGAGCTTCACGGGCACCGAGCTCGATTTCGCGAAGGAGATCTGCGAGGCCGTGATGGACGTCTGGGAGCCCACCCCATCACGGAAGATCATTCTGAACCTGCCCGCCACCGTCGAGATGTCGACGCCCAACGTCTACGCGGATCAGATCGAGTGGATGCACAGGAACCTGAAGCAGCGCGACAGCATCGTGCTGAGCGTGCACCCGCACAACGACCGCGGCACCGCCGTGGCCGCGGCGGAGCTGGCCGTGATGGCGGGCGCCGATCGCGTCGAGGGCACGCTGTTCGGCAACGGCGAGCGCACGGGCAACGTCGACGTCGTGACGCTGGCGCTCAACCTGATGTCCCAGGGCGTGGATCCCGAGCTCGAGATCCATGATGTCCAGTCGATCAAGGAGACGGTCGAGCACTGCAACCGCCTGCCGGTCCACCCGCGCCACCCGTACGTCGGCGAGCTCGTGTACACGGCCTTCTCCGGCTCGCACCAGGACGCGATCAAGAAGGGGTTCAAGGCGCTGCGCGAGGGCGGGAGCCCGCTCTGGGAGGTGCCGTACCTGCCCATCGATCCGCAGGACGTCGGGCGCAGCTACGAGGCGGTGATCCGCGTGAACAGCCAGTCGGGCAAGGGCGGCGTGGCCTACGTGCTCGAGCACGACCACGGCTACACGCTGCCGAGGGGGCTCGCCGTCGAGGTGAGCCAGGCCGTGCAGCGCAGGGCGGAGCGGACCGAGGGCGAGGTGCAGAAGGCAGAGATCCTGGCGATCTTCGAGCGGGAGTACGTGAACCGCGCGGGGCCGCTCCGCGTCACCCGGCACAGGCGCGTCGGCCAGGGCGCAGACGAACGACACGAGTTCCATGTGCAGATCCGGGGCGTCGCCCACGCGCTGAGCGCCGCCGGCGGCAGCCCGGTCGAGGCGTTCGCGAGCGCGCTCTCGCGCCACGCGGGGATCGCGATCGCGGTGGACGAGCACGCGGCGCACGCGCTCCCGAGGAGCGCCGGCGACGAGACGGCGGCGTACGTGGCCATCTCGGTCGGGCGCAAGCGCAGCTTCGGGGCGGGGACGCACGGGGACGCCGACATGGCGTCGCTCGCCGCCGTCGCGTCCGCGTGGAACCGCGCGCGGCCGGCGGACGCGGCGCAGCTCGCGACGGCAGCGGCGTGA